A part of Propionispora hippei DSM 15287 genomic DNA contains:
- a CDS encoding DUF362 domain-containing protein, whose amino-acid sequence MERSKVYFSNLRATQNMNLLQKLERLIKKAGIEQIDFKEKYVAIKVHFGEPGNLAYLRPNYAKVVADVIKGLGGKPFLTDCNTLYVGRRKDALEHLDAAYENGYNPFTTGCQIIIGDGLKGTDEAYVPIPAGEHVKEAKIGRAVMDADVVISLNHFKGHELTGFGGALKNIGMGCGSRAGKMEMHSEGKPRVISAQCVACGACLKICAHGAISIQDKKAKIDHTRCVGCGRCIGTCRFNAIGAAWDESTDILNKKIAEYTWAVLHDRPHFHINMVIDLSPFCDCHAENDAPILPDIGMFASFDPVALDVACADMANQAPALPDSYLSEQMKNRQEDCVEKDHFCVTHPETNWRSCMDHAEKIGIGQKAYELIKV is encoded by the coding sequence ATGGAAAGGTCCAAAGTTTATTTTTCCAATTTACGGGCAACCCAGAATATGAACTTGCTGCAGAAGTTGGAAAGACTGATAAAAAAAGCGGGTATTGAGCAGATTGATTTCAAAGAAAAGTATGTAGCCATTAAAGTGCATTTTGGTGAACCGGGGAATTTGGCCTATCTGCGCCCCAATTATGCGAAAGTCGTGGCCGATGTGATTAAAGGCCTGGGGGGTAAGCCCTTTCTTACCGACTGTAACACGTTGTATGTGGGGCGCCGCAAAGATGCGTTGGAGCATCTGGACGCTGCCTACGAAAATGGCTATAATCCTTTTACCACCGGCTGCCAGATTATTATCGGCGATGGTCTGAAGGGCACCGACGAGGCCTATGTTCCGATTCCTGCCGGTGAACATGTGAAGGAGGCCAAAATTGGCCGGGCGGTAATGGATGCCGACGTGGTCATCAGCCTAAACCATTTTAAGGGCCATGAACTTACCGGTTTTGGCGGTGCATTGAAAAATATCGGCATGGGCTGCGGCTCACGGGCCGGGAAAATGGAAATGCATAGTGAAGGTAAACCGCGCGTGATATCGGCCCAGTGTGTGGCCTGCGGTGCCTGCCTTAAAATCTGTGCGCATGGTGCTATTTCCATCCAGGACAAGAAGGCCAAAATTGACCACACGCGCTGCGTTGGCTGCGGACGATGTATTGGGACCTGCCGATTCAATGCGATTGGGGCGGCATGGGATGAATCCACGGATATCCTGAACAAGAAAATTGCCGAATATACCTGGGCGGTATTGCATGACAGGCCGCATTTTCACATTAACATGGTAATTGATTTGTCGCCCTTTTGCGACTGTCATGCCGAGAACGATGCACCGATTCTCCCCGATATCGGCATGTTCGCTTCCTTTGATCCGGTTGCCCTGGATGTCGCCTGTGCCGATATGGCTAACCAAGCTCCGGCCTTGCCTGACAGCTATCTGTCCGAACAGATGAAGAACCGGCAAGAGGACTGCGTAGAAAAGGACCACTTCTGTGTGACTCACCCGGAAACTAACTGGCGGTCCTGTATGGACCATGCCGAAAAAATCGGGATCGGCCAAAAGGCCTATGAACTGATTAAAGTATAA